In the Moraxella osloensis genome, one interval contains:
- the lpxB gene encoding lipid-A-disaccharide synthase, translating to MYANAPAQTISDLAANAALATDIANPSAASFSNLSEASFSNLNEQNLPQNVAKTKFQPIVIGIVAGEVSGDALGADFMRQMNNLRDDIVWVGVGGAQMQAQGLNSVIDMSRLSVMGLVEVVKHLPDLFKARDEILAAFKQNAIDIFVGIDAPDFNLRLGEQLKSAGIYCVQYVSPSIWAWREGRIEKIKRATNLVLCLFPFELSVYQKHNHPAVCVGHSLLKTMDDNLLTTPMDELRRELIWNNPTYHQFFVKMGELEMSHLIAVMPGSRRSEIDAIFPKMLKAIHQLLIMDDKLCFIVPTVNQHLLTIVEQYLEAQSAQVRHHVTVSCDETQADFSQQVMAASDLVLLASGTATLEAMLLGKPMVVVYSLNKMTFWLAKRLVKVPYVALPNILAGREIVPELLQEDANPDNICRVVQQSLKVKNYNEQLRDLRQTSEWLREQSNINPANAVIDNWLTWKKQ from the coding sequence ATGTACGCTAACGCCCCTGCACAAACCATTTCAGACCTTGCTGCAAACGCCGCACTCGCAACCGATATTGCTAACCCAAGCGCAGCCAGCTTTTCTAACCTCAGCGAAGCGAGCTTTTCTAACCTAAATGAACAGAATTTGCCGCAAAACGTTGCAAAAACTAAGTTCCAGCCGATTGTCATTGGTATCGTAGCAGGCGAGGTCTCAGGCGATGCGCTGGGTGCAGACTTTATGCGCCAGATGAATAATTTGCGTGATGACATTGTATGGGTGGGCGTGGGTGGCGCACAGATGCAGGCACAAGGGCTTAACTCAGTGATTGACATGTCTCGTTTGTCGGTGATGGGCTTGGTGGAAGTGGTCAAGCATTTGCCAGATTTGTTTAAAGCACGCGATGAGATTTTGGCAGCGTTTAAACAAAACGCCATCGATATCTTTGTCGGCATTGATGCGCCTGATTTTAATTTGCGATTGGGTGAACAATTAAAATCAGCGGGTATTTATTGTGTGCAATATGTCAGCCCATCGATATGGGCATGGCGGGAAGGGCGAATTGAGAAAATCAAACGCGCGACCAATTTGGTGCTGTGTTTGTTTCCGTTTGAGTTGTCTGTCTATCAAAAACATAATCATCCCGCCGTGTGTGTCGGGCATTCACTGCTCAAAACCATGGATGACAATTTGCTTACAACGCCTATGGATGAGCTGCGCCGTGAGTTGATTTGGAATAATCCCACCTACCATCAGTTTTTTGTCAAAATGGGCGAGCTTGAGATGAGCCATCTCATTGCAGTGATGCCAGGCTCAAGACGCAGTGAAATCGATGCGATTTTTCCAAAAATGCTCAAAGCCATTCATCAACTGTTGATTATGGATGATAAGCTATGCTTTATTGTACCAACGGTCAACCAACATCTACTGACTATCGTAGAGCAATATCTAGAAGCCCAATCAGCGCAGGTGCGCCATCATGTCACCGTCAGCTGTGATGAAACACAAGCGGATTTTAGCCAACAGGTGATGGCGGCGTCAGACTTGGTGCTGCTGGCATCGGGTACCGCAACGCTTGAAGCCATGCTACTGGGTAAACCGATGGTGGTGGTATATTCACTCAATAAAATGACCTTTTGGCTGGCAAAACGCCTGGTCAAAGTGCCGTATGTGGCACTGCCTAATATTTTGGCAGGTCGAGAAATCGTACCAGAATTGCTACAAGAAGACGCCAACCCAGACAATATTTGCCGTGTGGTACAGCAATCATTAAAAGTTAAAAATTATAACGAGCAGCTGCGAGATTTGCGGCAAACTTCAGAATGGCTGCGTGAGCAAAGCAATATCAATCCTGCCAATGCGGTGATTGACAATTGGCTGACGTGGAAAAAGCAGTAA
- the pgeF gene encoding peptidoglycan editing factor PgeF — protein sequence MTDKHSHWIELTRSPSQGVTVVQTLSGCESLPRKSSNSSKSSNDAVGQSSLNAVYGQFNLGLHVGDDSMQVHKNRAHLLQSLQQYHPALNSIHWLNQIHGNDIYQVTDKIGTAAISADAHITRLPNVALAIMTADCVPVMIATDAADDNKLIAAIHAGWQGLSKNIIAKTVQKMVHQFDFAAGDNAPAEMHKLTRGWHAWIGASIAQSSYEVDSRVKDAVLSVLNVSEAVATQLFQPNADKVGHYFADLPAIAELQLKACGIHQVHKSGFDSHGDARFYSYRRQIQHQLPATGRMATLIFMD from the coding sequence ATGACAGATAAGCACTCACACTGGATTGAACTGACGCGCTCACCAAGCCAAGGGGTAACCGTGGTTCAAACCCTATCTGGCTGTGAGTCCCTGCCAAGAAAGTCAAGTAATTCAAGCAAGTCAAGCAATGATGCAGTGGGGCAGTCTAGTTTGAATGCTGTGTATGGTCAATTTAATCTAGGCTTGCATGTAGGGGATGATAGCATGCAGGTGCATAAAAATCGTGCGCACTTGCTGCAATCCTTGCAACAATATCATCCTGCATTAAACAGCATTCATTGGCTTAATCAAATCCATGGTAATGATATTTATCAGGTTACCGATAAAATTGGCACAGCAGCGATATCTGCTGATGCGCATATTACTCGTTTGCCTAACGTTGCCTTAGCGATTATGACAGCAGATTGTGTACCTGTCATGATAGCCACCGATGCAGCAGATGATAACAAACTGATTGCGGCAATTCACGCTGGCTGGCAAGGTCTTAGTAAAAATATTATTGCGAAAACGGTGCAAAAAATGGTACATCAGTTTGACTTTGCAGCGGGGGACAATGCGCCTGCCGAAATGCACAAGCTCACTCGTGGTTGGCATGCTTGGATAGGCGCTAGCATCGCACAATCGAGCTATGAAGTGGACAGTCGTGTCAAAGATGCTGTGTTGTCAGTGTTAAACGTATCTGAGGCTGTCGCTACCCAGTTGTTTCAGCCAAATGCTGATAAGGTCGGTCACTATTTTGCCGATTTGCCTGCGATAGCGGAATTACAGCTCAAGGCTTGTGGTATTCATCAGGTGCATAAAAGTGGTTTTGACAGCCATGGTGATGCACGATTTTATTCGTATCGTCGGCAAATCCAGCATCAATTGCCTGCAACAGGTAGAATGGCAACGCTGATTTTTATGGATTAA
- the prpF gene encoding 2-methylaconitate cis-trans isomerase PrpF: protein MAHFAPQIAVKATYMRGGTSKGTFFKLDDLPERCQTPGQARDSFLLRVVGSPDPYGKQIDGLGNGSSSTSKVVILSKTDVADHDVNYLFGQVAIDKAMIDWSGNCGNLTAAVGSFAIANGLVDANKVPQNGICEVRIWQQNISKTIIAHVPMTDGQVQETGDFELDGVTFPAAEVKIEFIDPVDSDGDMFPTGNLIDKLDVPEIGEFDVTMINAGIPTIFLNAKDLGFTGAELQKDINSNQEILAKLEKIRAHGAVKMGLIAALTEAQTRQHTPKIAWVAPPADYTASSGKAVKAGDIDLLARAMSMGQLHHAMMGTASVAIGTAATIKGTLVNQAAGGKALSEVRFGHPSGTLLVGGESSQVDGKWQAKKVSMSRSARRLMVGEVYVPGDAF, encoded by the coding sequence ATGGCTCATTTTGCCCCACAAATCGCTGTTAAAGCTACCTATATGCGCGGTGGTACGTCAAAAGGTACTTTTTTCAAGCTAGATGACTTACCTGAACGCTGCCAAACCCCAGGGCAAGCCCGAGATAGTTTTTTACTGCGGGTGGTGGGTAGTCCAGATCCGTATGGTAAGCAAATTGACGGTTTGGGAAATGGCTCATCATCAACCTCCAAAGTGGTAATTTTGTCAAAAACAGACGTTGCCGATCATGATGTGAATTATTTATTCGGTCAGGTCGCCATTGACAAAGCGATGATTGATTGGTCAGGTAACTGTGGAAACTTAACCGCTGCGGTCGGTTCATTTGCGATTGCCAATGGCTTGGTGGATGCCAATAAAGTGCCACAAAATGGCATTTGTGAAGTGCGTATTTGGCAGCAGAATATCAGCAAAACCATCATCGCGCATGTACCCATGACCGATGGTCAAGTGCAAGAAACGGGCGATTTTGAGCTAGATGGTGTGACTTTCCCAGCAGCCGAAGTCAAAATTGAATTTATCGACCCTGTGGATAGCGATGGCGATATGTTCCCGACGGGCAACTTGATTGACAAACTGGATGTACCTGAAATCGGTGAATTTGACGTCACGATGATCAATGCGGGAATCCCAACGATTTTTTTAAATGCCAAAGACTTGGGTTTTACGGGCGCTGAGCTGCAAAAAGACATCAACAGTAACCAAGAAATTTTGGCGAAGCTTGAAAAAATCCGTGCCCATGGCGCAGTTAAAATGGGACTAATTGCAGCGTTAACAGAAGCTCAAACCCGTCAGCATACCCCAAAAATTGCTTGGGTTGCGCCACCCGCTGATTATACCGCCTCTAGTGGCAAAGCAGTCAAGGCAGGCGATATTGATTTGCTTGCACGCGCGATGAGCATGGGTCAACTGCACCATGCCATGATGGGTACAGCCTCGGTTGCGATTGGCACCGCAGCGACCATTAAGGGTACGCTAGTCAACCAAGCGGCCGGTGGCAAAGCGTTGTCTGAAGTACGCTTTGGTCACCCATCAGGCACGCTACTGGTCGGGGGTGAGTCCTCACAAGTAGATGGTAAATGGCAAGCCAAAAAAGTGTCTATGAGCCGTTCAGCGCGCCGTCTGATGGTGGGTGAGGTGTATGTGCCTGGCGATGCGTTTTAA
- a CDS encoding glycerophosphodiester phosphodiesterase produces MRHPNQRYYLLGHRAARAEMLENCQDGFAYVQQLQKQGKQLDGVEFDVQMTADGKFVVVHDETLNRLAGQQSWIADKTWTELDAIVQSDYGRFSQRFELGFLKHHVLLLNDLPPYLQHFRHIELEIKTHAKTHPALLVKNLLRLLSQEIWQALPITLTSFDTDILYQIQNQQQSLPLKLHTGLLLEPKTTLASQIAFLPTPDAAGKNLVLQTFNRACALGCSQVGIYYTLITPTLLEIAKIYGLTVTAWTVNEVDVAKRLIEMGVDCVITDYPTQFLTQLYELNI; encoded by the coding sequence ATGCGCCATCCAAATCAAAGGTATTATTTACTCGGTCATCGTGCTGCTCGCGCTGAAATGCTAGAGAACTGTCAAGACGGATTTGCCTACGTGCAGCAATTACAAAAACAGGGTAAGCAGCTTGATGGGGTTGAATTTGATGTCCAAATGACCGCCGATGGCAAATTTGTGGTGGTACATGACGAAACTTTAAATCGGCTGGCAGGACAACAATCGTGGATTGCTGATAAAACATGGACGGAATTAGACGCCATTGTACAATCGGACTATGGGCGTTTTTCCCAACGTTTTGAACTCGGGTTTTTAAAACATCACGTATTGTTGCTAAACGATTTACCACCCTATCTGCAACACTTTCGCCATATTGAACTAGAAATCAAAACCCATGCCAAAACTCATCCAGCGCTATTGGTCAAAAATCTGCTTAGGCTATTATCACAAGAAATATGGCAAGCTTTACCCATCACTTTGACCAGTTTTGATACCGATATTTTGTACCAAATTCAAAACCAACAGCAATCACTACCACTTAAGCTTCATACAGGCTTATTGCTGGAGCCTAAAACCACGCTGGCAAGCCAAATTGCTTTTTTACCGACGCCTGATGCAGCGGGTAAAAATTTAGTATTGCAAACCTTTAATCGCGCTTGTGCCTTAGGATGTAGCCAAGTGGGCATTTATTATACGCTTATCACCCCAACCCTGTTGGAAATTGCCAAAATTTATGGCTTAACAGTCACCGCTTGGACGGTGAATGAGGTGGATGTGGCAAAACGCTTGATTGAGATGGGCGTCGATTGTGTGATTACAGATTATCCTACCCAATTTTTAACCCAATTATATGAGCTTAACATTTAA
- a CDS encoding peptidylprolyl isomerase, giving the protein MNHAVMHNLPNFHRNALSALTSALIYGTLLVMPTLNAQAVTATAKTNTTSSKTTVESSKKSSTKPAVQTTSKSTKSVTANKTTNAAKSVKADTKASGSKPTTQKTAKAVSQPAPVAPEVANSLVEPAPVVTNSSQDQVIDGVIAIVNDTPILRSQLDRAVAQASAQLQAQNKPVPPAQQLYPQVLDQLITKQIQLDIIKRQGLQAEENTVNAALTNLAQQNGVASLAELQQKLDAQRAGSYQALRQKVSEDLAIQTLQQQQLASRIKISDQDVDNFLKSPESNALEKSQYRTLHIRVPFVADATGKTSDKQKKQALSVATQIAKNLQAENANIEQIMTDAQANYNAQIQGGDMGYHVAAELPTELSKNITALEVGQVTNPIATAEGYNVIKLVDKRGGQQKIIDQWHTRHILISPSTALPADMAKQQIDTIYEKLRQGEDFATLASTYSKDPGSASNGGDLGWVSEGDMVPSFEAMMKKTSVNDYSVPFQSQFGWHILKVDEKRQKDVSDVYRKNMAREILYQRMAPQALDDWMQELRAQAYVKIMQ; this is encoded by the coding sequence ATGAACCATGCTGTCATGCATAATTTACCCAATTTTCACCGTAACGCCCTATCTGCTCTCACTAGCGCTTTGATATATGGCACCCTATTGGTCATGCCAACATTGAACGCGCAAGCCGTGACTGCAACAGCTAAAACCAACACAACCAGCAGCAAAACGACGGTGGAATCTAGTAAAAAATCTAGTACCAAACCTGCAGTGCAAACCACAAGCAAGTCAACGAAATCTGTAACAGCAAACAAAACCACCAACGCTGCCAAATCAGTCAAAGCCGACACCAAAGCCAGTGGCTCAAAACCTACCACTCAAAAAACAGCAAAAGCTGTCTCTCAACCTGCGCCCGTAGCACCAGAGGTCGCTAATTCATTGGTTGAGCCAGCGCCTGTCGTTACTAACAGTTCGCAAGATCAGGTTATCGATGGTGTGATTGCTATTGTCAACGACACACCTATTTTACGCAGCCAGTTAGATCGCGCGGTTGCTCAAGCTTCTGCCCAGCTTCAAGCGCAAAATAAACCTGTACCACCCGCACAGCAACTTTATCCGCAAGTATTGGATCAGCTAATTACTAAGCAAATCCAACTTGATATCATCAAACGCCAAGGACTGCAGGCTGAAGAGAATACAGTGAATGCTGCGTTGACCAATTTGGCACAACAAAATGGGGTCGCGAGCCTTGCTGAACTCCAGCAAAAACTTGACGCCCAGCGCGCAGGTAGTTACCAAGCATTGCGTCAAAAAGTCAGTGAAGACTTGGCGATACAAACCTTGCAGCAGCAGCAACTTGCCAGCCGCATCAAAATCTCCGACCAAGATGTTGACAACTTTCTCAAATCACCAGAGAGCAACGCTTTAGAAAAATCACAATATCGCACCTTACATATTCGCGTGCCTTTTGTAGCCGATGCCACGGGTAAAACCAGCGACAAACAAAAAAAACAAGCGCTGAGCGTAGCCACCCAAATTGCCAAAAATTTGCAAGCTGAGAATGCCAATATTGAGCAAATCATGACTGACGCGCAAGCCAACTATAACGCGCAAATTCAAGGGGGCGATATGGGCTACCACGTCGCGGCAGAGTTGCCGACAGAACTGTCAAAAAACATCACCGCCCTTGAAGTCGGGCAAGTCACTAACCCGATTGCCACGGCAGAAGGTTATAACGTGATTAAACTCGTAGATAAACGCGGCGGTCAACAAAAAATCATCGATCAATGGCATACCCGCCATATTTTAATTAGCCCGTCAACTGCCCTACCGGCTGACATGGCAAAACAGCAGATCGACACTATCTATGAAAAACTACGTCAAGGTGAGGACTTCGCTACCTTAGCAAGCACCTACTCAAAAGACCCAGGAAGTGCCAGTAACGGCGGCGATTTGGGCTGGGTCAGTGAAGGTGATATGGTACCAAGCTTTGAAGCAATGATGAAAAAAACTTCGGTAAATGATTATTCTGTGCCCTTTCAATCACAATTTGGCTGGCATATTCTTAAAGTCGATGAAAAACGCCAAAAAGATGTGAGTGATGTCTATCGTAAAAACATGGCGCGTGAAATTCTATACCAACGTATGGCACCGCAAGCGCTAGACGATTGGATGCAGGAATTAAGAGCGCAAGCTTACGTTAAAATCATGCAATAA
- a CDS encoding ABC1 kinase family protein has translation MANPQNYDNQPLEQLKTSALDRRLSIAKASLNIGRRWATNSAFGLFKSKEEKAVQKQAFMREQAQYLVDELGKLKGSVVKIGQMLALYGEHFLPPEITEALQTLNSQTTAFSWSIIESALRTELGDTIHEFDIDHTPIGTASLSQVHRAVHKATGEQVVFKVQYPNIADAVDSDLDLFRQLLKVTNVVPQTRQLDAWFEEIRDLLHHEVNYLLEADTTELFFQRFVGDSRYVVPRILKAYSTDRLLCMTYEDGVSILDEQVFALPQERRNAIGQASIEIMLREIFEWGDMQTDPNFGNYLIRLAQKPNTQQPDTQLDQLVLLDFGAIRQFDDNLLLIARNLLLAGFFHDRGKMRQAIEQAGEYFGFFANLSDSVKNDMVELCLLASEPFSLPSRNPTIPPNVLDVHGNYIWAESDLHNRVIKLASKSATSKSFSVPPKELMFISRKFIGAYTFMTVLDARTKAHDLMATFTSEDWA, from the coding sequence ATGGCAAATCCACAAAATTACGATAACCAACCGCTTGAACAGCTCAAAACCTCGGCGCTTGACCGTCGGTTATCGATTGCCAAAGCATCGCTCAATATCGGCAGACGATGGGCGACCAATAGTGCCTTTGGATTATTTAAGTCAAAAGAAGAAAAAGCGGTACAAAAACAAGCTTTTATGCGTGAGCAAGCCCAATATTTGGTGGATGAGCTGGGTAAACTCAAAGGCTCGGTGGTCAAAATCGGTCAAATGTTAGCACTGTACGGCGAGCATTTTTTGCCCCCCGAAATCACAGAAGCTTTACAAACATTAAACAGCCAGACGACTGCTTTTTCATGGTCAATTATCGAATCAGCGCTACGAACCGAATTGGGTGATACCATCCATGAGTTTGATATTGACCATACCCCAATTGGCACCGCCTCACTTTCGCAAGTACATAGAGCGGTTCATAAAGCCACGGGCGAGCAAGTGGTGTTTAAAGTGCAATATCCCAATATCGCTGATGCCGTGGACAGTGATTTGGATTTGTTCCGCCAATTGCTTAAAGTGACGAATGTTGTCCCGCAAACCCGCCAACTCGATGCCTGGTTTGAAGAAATTCGTGACCTGCTACATCATGAAGTCAACTACCTGCTAGAAGCAGATACCACTGAGCTATTTTTTCAACGTTTTGTTGGGGATAGTCGCTATGTGGTGCCGCGCATCCTCAAAGCTTATAGCACCGATCGGCTGCTATGTATGACCTATGAAGATGGCGTGTCGATTTTGGATGAGCAAGTATTTGCGCTGCCCCAAGAAAGACGGAATGCGATTGGGCAGGCGTCGATTGAAATTATGCTGCGTGAGATTTTTGAATGGGGGGATATGCAGACCGACCCCAATTTTGGCAACTATCTGATTCGCCTTGCACAAAAGCCTAATACACAGCAGCCTGATACACAGCTTGACCAATTGGTGTTATTGGACTTTGGCGCGATTCGTCAGTTTGATGACAATCTGCTACTTATCGCCCGTAATTTGCTGTTGGCAGGATTTTTTCACGACCGTGGCAAAATGCGCCAAGCGATTGAACAAGCAGGCGAGTATTTTGGATTCTTTGCTAATCTTAGCGATTCGGTAAAAAATGATATGGTAGAGCTATGTTTGCTTGCCAGTGAACCCTTTAGTTTGCCAAGTCGTAATCCGACAATTCCACCGAATGTACTGGATGTACATGGCAATTATATTTGGGCGGAAAGTGATTTACATAACCGTGTCATTAAGCTTGCCAGCAAATCAGCAACCTCAAAATCCTTTAGCGTGCCGCCTAAAGAGCTGATGTTTATTAGCCGTAAATTCATCGGCGCTTATACCTTTATGACGGTGCTTGATGCAAGAACCAAAGCCCATGACTTGATGGCAACCTTCACCTCAGAAGATTGGGCGTAA
- the purD gene encoding phosphoribosylamine--glycine ligase → MNILVIGTGGREHALAWQCAKDSKVSTVFVANGNAGTALEHKLQNIDLNVKDHAAVIQFCQNNDIAFVLVGPEAPLVAGMVDDLTKAGIKAWGPTAYCAQLEGSKAFAKDFMIKHHIPTAKYQTFSDAEQAIAYVKAEGAPIVIKADGLAAGKGVIVAMSEQEAVDAINDMLSGNKFGDAGSRVVIEQFLQGEEASFICMIDGNNILPMATSQDHKRIGEGDTGLNTGGMGAYSPAPVVTQQVHDKVIARVIQPVVDAMNANGTPYTGFLYAGLMIDDQNDPYVIEFNCRFGDPETQPIMMRLKGSMVDLIALGLDGNLPKQTEWDERPALGVVLASKGYPESASNGDVIHGLPSLESQYGQTDMDVKVFHAGTKAFDNGEIITNGGRVVCVTALGDDILDAQTKALAVCGAISFDGMQYRRDIGWRAIQSSAE, encoded by the coding sequence ATGAATATTTTAGTAATTGGCACAGGTGGACGTGAGCACGCATTGGCATGGCAATGCGCCAAAGATAGCAAAGTTAGCACAGTTTTTGTTGCCAACGGCAATGCAGGCACAGCGCTTGAACATAAACTACAAAATATCGATTTAAACGTCAAAGACCATGCGGCGGTGATTCAATTTTGCCAAAACAATGACATTGCCTTTGTGCTGGTTGGTCCTGAAGCACCACTTGTGGCAGGTATGGTCGATGACTTAACAAAAGCAGGTATCAAAGCCTGGGGACCCACGGCGTATTGCGCGCAGCTTGAAGGGTCAAAAGCCTTTGCCAAAGATTTTATGATAAAACACCATATCCCTACCGCCAAATACCAAACTTTTAGCGATGCAGAACAAGCGATTGCTTATGTGAAAGCCGAAGGCGCACCGATTGTCATCAAAGCCGATGGTTTAGCCGCGGGTAAAGGCGTGATTGTGGCGATGAGCGAACAAGAAGCCGTTGACGCCATCAATGATATGTTATCGGGCAACAAATTTGGTGATGCGGGCAGCCGTGTGGTGATTGAGCAGTTCTTGCAAGGCGAAGAAGCCAGCTTTATTTGTATGATAGATGGCAACAATATCTTGCCGATGGCAACCAGCCAAGATCACAAACGTATTGGCGAAGGTGATACCGGTCTTAATACAGGCGGGATGGGTGCTTACTCACCTGCCCCCGTGGTGACGCAGCAAGTACATGATAAGGTGATTGCGCGTGTGATTCAGCCAGTGGTCGATGCCATGAACGCCAATGGCACACCTTATACGGGATTTTTGTACGCAGGATTGATGATTGATGACCAAAATGACCCCTATGTGATTGAGTTTAACTGCCGTTTTGGTGACCCAGAAACACAGCCCATTATGATGCGCCTAAAAGGCTCAATGGTTGACTTGATAGCATTAGGGTTGGATGGCAATCTTCCCAAACAAACCGAGTGGGATGAGCGTCCTGCCTTGGGTGTGGTACTGGCTAGCAAAGGCTATCCAGAAAGCGCGAGTAACGGCGATGTTATCCATGGGTTACCATCACTTGAGTCACAATATGGGCAAACGGATATGGATGTCAAAGTTTTCCACGCAGGCACCAAAGCCTTTGATAATGGTGAAATTATCACCAATGGCGGTCGTGTGGTTTGCGTGACGGCGCTCGGTGACGATATTTTGGATGCCCAAACCAAAGCCTTAGCAGTTTGTGGCGCTATTAGCTTCGATGGTATGCAATATCGCCGTGATATCGGTTGGCGGGCTATTCAATCTAGCGCCGAATAA
- a CDS encoding ribonuclease HII yields MTKHFIIGVDEVGRGPLLGDVVVCALIFDKAILSIKEDSLSTDLHTADSVGISHTHPLSVLTDSKKLSEKKREALFSLIEQTASAHQVVKISASLIDQLNILQATLLGMKQAVAGVMARILAQYPTATFSIMVDGNKLPVLFDLPNYQQITHEQAIVKGDGKHACISGASVIAKVTRDRDMVALSKLYPDYGIDKHKGYPTAAHIQAIEHHGILPMHRKSFAPIKQRILAKKGEHTVNIR; encoded by the coding sequence ATGACAAAACATTTTATTATTGGCGTGGATGAGGTTGGGCGAGGGCCGTTACTAGGCGATGTGGTGGTTTGTGCGCTCATCTTCGATAAGGCGATTTTATCTATCAAAGAAGATAGCCTAAGCACTGATTTACACACTGCTGATAGTGTAGGTATTAGCCACACTCATCCCCTAAGCGTGCTAACTGACTCCAAAAAACTGTCAGAGAAAAAGCGAGAAGCGTTATTTTCCTTGATTGAACAAACGGCGAGCGCGCATCAGGTTGTCAAAATTTCTGCCAGCTTAATAGACCAGCTCAACATCTTACAAGCGACATTACTGGGCATGAAACAAGCCGTGGCAGGCGTGATGGCGCGAATATTAGCGCAATACCCAACGGCGACCTTTAGCATCATGGTGGATGGCAATAAACTGCCCGTGTTGTTTGATTTGCCCAATTATCAGCAAATTACGCATGAGCAAGCGATTGTAAAAGGGGACGGCAAACATGCGTGTATCAGTGGCGCCAGTGTGATTGCCAAAGTGACGCGTGACCGAGACATGGTGGCGTTGTCAAAGTTATATCCTGATTATGGCATTGATAAGCATAAAGGCTATCCCACCGCCGCCCATATCCAAGCGATAGAGCATCACGGTATTTTGCCCATGCACCGCAAAAGTTTTGCCCCCATCAAACAGAGGATTTTAGCCAAAAAAGGTGAACATACAGTCAATATCCGGTAG
- a CDS encoding DIP1984 family protein yields MKLAEALLRRADMQKKLASLKSRIAENVKVQDGDTPSENPNELLLQANQVMSELYALIDHIHRTNAIAVMPDGATMLSTLVKRDELAERHRLLQTAIDNAKTEGDRYSHREIKWQKVIEPVKLQKQTDDIAVKLRNLNIQLQAANWQIDLV; encoded by the coding sequence ATGAAACTTGCAGAAGCTTTGTTACGACGTGCCGATATGCAAAAAAAGCTCGCCAGCTTGAAATCGCGCATTGCTGAAAATGTCAAAGTCCAAGATGGCGATACCCCAAGTGAAAACCCGAATGAACTGCTGCTGCAAGCCAATCAAGTCATGAGCGAGCTGTATGCGTTAATCGACCATATCCATCGCACCAATGCTATCGCTGTCATGCCCGATGGTGCAACCATGCTCAGCACTTTAGTCAAGCGTGATGAACTTGCCGAACGCCATCGCCTGCTGCAAACCGCGATTGATAATGCTAAGACGGAAGGCGATCGTTATAGCCATCGAGAAATCAAATGGCAAAAAGTGATTGAACCGGTCAAACTGCAAAAACAAACAGATGACATAGCGGTGAAACTCAGAAACTTAAATATCCAATTGCAAGCCGCTAATTGGCAGATTGATTTAGTATAA